The Lutibacter sp. Hel_I_33_5 genome has a window encoding:
- a CDS encoding outer membrane lipoprotein carrier protein LolA: protein MKKLSILFITLLLSITISGQNTTSKAKQLLDEVSTKMGAYDNMKIAFSSTLTNDEVGITDDPPIRGNIMLQGEKYNLDYLGNTFIFDGNKLYIINNEDKEISINDGDMEEQDGFIYPSKLLTFYKEGYNFKMGALKTIKGRKVQYVDLTPIDSNSDITKVQLGVDAKTKHIYKLIQVGSNGSKTTFTINQFKSNQTISEKLFTFDKAKYLKQNYLID from the coding sequence ATGAAAAAATTATCAATATTATTTATCACATTACTTTTAAGCATAACAATATCTGGACAAAATACAACGTCTAAAGCAAAACAATTATTAGATGAAGTTTCTACTAAAATGGGTGCTTACGACAATATGAAAATTGCTTTTAGTTCAACATTAACAAATGATGAAGTTGGTATTACAGATGATCCTCCAATTAGAGGAAACATTATGTTACAAGGAGAAAAATATAATTTAGATTATTTAGGGAACACCTTTATTTTTGATGGAAATAAATTGTACATCATTAATAATGAAGACAAAGAGATTTCTATTAATGATGGAGATATGGAAGAGCAAGATGGATTTATCTATCCTTCTAAATTATTAACCTTTTACAAAGAAGGCTATAACTTTAAAATGGGCGCTTTAAAAACCATAAAAGGAAGAAAAGTACAGTATGTAGATTTAACCCCTATTGATAGTAATTCGGATATTACTAAAGTTCAATTAGGTGTTGATGCAAAAACAAAACACATCTATAAATTAATTCAAGTTGGTAGTAATGGTTCTAAAACCACATTTACTATTAATCAATTCAAAAGCAATCAAACTATCTCAGAAAAACTCTTTACTTTTGACAAAGCAAAATATCTTAAACAAAATTATCTAATCGATTAG
- the pepE gene encoding dipeptidase PepE, protein MKKLIVASTSTVHGSGYLEYLLPTLKIFFNEVKELLFIPYARPSGISYDEYTAIVTKAFSTININVKGIHEFENPKEAIQNAEGIFTGGGNTFELVNQLYKNDVLSDLKAAVDNGTPYLGTSAGSNICGVNMMNTNDMPIVYPPSFKTLEFIPFNINAHYLDPIKGSKHMGETRETRIKEFHVFNDVPVLGLREGSWLEVSGDTIILKGEHSARFFQQNKEPIELESGSEVNS, encoded by the coding sequence ATGAAAAAACTCATCGTAGCAAGTACATCAACGGTACATGGTAGTGGATATCTAGAATATCTTTTACCAACGTTAAAAATCTTTTTTAATGAGGTAAAAGAGTTGTTATTTATTCCTTATGCTAGACCAAGCGGAATTTCTTATGATGAATATACAGCTATTGTTACCAAAGCTTTTTCTACCATTAATATTAACGTAAAAGGAATTCATGAATTTGAGAATCCAAAAGAAGCGATACAAAATGCTGAAGGTATTTTTACAGGGGGTGGGAATACATTTGAGCTAGTGAATCAATTATATAAAAATGATGTTTTAAGCGATTTAAAAGCAGCGGTAGATAATGGAACACCTTATTTAGGTACAAGTGCTGGAAGTAATATTTGTGGTGTTAATATGATGAATACGAATGATATGCCAATAGTCTATCCACCAAGTTTTAAAACGTTAGAATTCATCCCTTTTAATATAAACGCACATTATTTAGATCCTATAAAAGGTTCTAAGCATATGGGAGAAACTAGAGAAACTCGTATTAAAGAATTTCATGTATTTAATGATGTTCCTGTTTTAGGCTTGCGCGAAGGTTCTTGGTTAGAAGTTTCTGGTGATACAATTATTTTAAAAGGTGAGCATTCTGCTAGATTTTTTCAACAAAACAAAGAACCAATTGAGTTAGAAAGTGGGAGCGAGGTTAATAGTTAA
- the ribB gene encoding 3,4-dihydroxy-2-butanone-4-phosphate synthase — MTTKPTQLNTIESAISDIKKGKIIIVVDDENRENEGDFLAAAETVTPEMINFMATHGRGLICAPLTETRCKELELGMMVNNNTDPLETAFTVSVDLRGNGVTTGISAADRAKTVKALIDKDTKPFDLARPGHIFPLKAKDGGVLRRTGHTEAAIDFARLAGLQPAGVIVEIMNEDGTMARLPQLLEVAKKFDIKIVSIEDLVAYRMEHDSLIEKKEDFEIETRFGNFRLRAYQQTTNKQIHLALTKGNWTKDDAILTRINSTLVNNDILGTLTNNADKKLDSMFKLINDEGKGAIVFINQQAQSLNLLKRLHILKDNQVKGELKAPRITMDTRDFGIGAQILHDINISKLKLVSNTQQAKRVGMIGYGLEIVDYVNY; from the coding sequence ATGACAACAAAACCAACACAACTTAATACCATAGAATCTGCAATAAGCGACATTAAAAAAGGTAAGATTATTATTGTTGTAGATGATGAGAATCGAGAAAATGAAGGTGATTTTTTAGCAGCGGCAGAAACTGTAACTCCAGAGATGATCAATTTTATGGCAACTCATGGTAGAGGATTAATTTGTGCTCCATTAACCGAAACTCGTTGTAAAGAATTAGAACTAGGGATGATGGTAAATAATAATACCGATCCTTTAGAAACTGCCTTTACAGTATCAGTAGATTTACGTGGTAACGGTGTTACTACAGGAATATCTGCTGCAGATAGAGCTAAAACTGTAAAAGCTTTAATAGATAAGGATACAAAACCATTCGATTTAGCACGTCCAGGACATATTTTCCCATTAAAAGCTAAAGATGGTGGTGTTTTACGTAGAACTGGACATACAGAAGCTGCTATTGACTTTGCTAGATTAGCTGGTTTACAACCCGCAGGTGTTATTGTAGAAATAATGAATGAAGACGGAACCATGGCACGGTTACCTCAATTATTGGAAGTTGCAAAAAAGTTTGACATTAAAATAGTTTCTATAGAAGATTTGGTTGCCTATAGAATGGAACATGATTCTTTAATTGAAAAGAAAGAAGATTTTGAAATAGAGACTCGTTTTGGTAATTTCCGTTTAAGAGCCTATCAACAAACTACTAATAAGCAAATACATTTAGCATTAACAAAAGGAAATTGGACTAAAGATGATGCTATTTTAACACGAATTAATTCCACATTAGTCAATAATGATATTTTAGGAACCTTAACCAATAATGCTGATAAGAAATTAGACAGTATGTTTAAGTTGATTAATGACGAAGGAAAAGGTGCAATTGTATTTATCAATCAACAAGCACAATCTTTAAATCTTTTAAAAAGGTTACATATTCTAAAAGATAATCAAGTAAAAGGAGAATTAAAAGCGCCTAGAATTACGATGGATACTAGAGATTTTGGGATAGGTGCTCAAATTTTACACGATATTAATATCAGTAAATTAAAACTAGTTTCTAATACACAACAAGCAAAACGTGTAGGTATGATTGGTTATGGTTTAGAGATTGTAGATTATGTTAACTATTAA
- a CDS encoding LptF/LptG family permease produces the protein MKILDRYILKSFLVPFFATFFIVLFVLVMQALWLTFDDIAGKGISIVFILKFLFYTSLIVSPQALPIGILLSSIMALGNLSENYEFAAAKSTGISLQRLVRPLIILTFFMSGINFVFLNNIYPHAMLKQKNLYINIKKKKPAMALVPGSFNADIPNYQIKFDEKYGEEENLLKKVLIYDLTSKKGNQKVITAERGKIASEEGSKYMTLILYNGYYYEEHIRNNTSFKARKKMPASSAKFDEYEFNIDISSLSDDDLDKENWSGVYNMLSLGQLKDTIPKMKTSFDEFIRVRSINVYSNTQAKTLHSYPDSLKTKNLSPDILSNFNLKQKTTILSSSLSRARSTFKNIKNNKEILKKRRKRLNLYDVEFYNRIAFSFSCLILFFIGAPLGSIIRKGGFGLPMILAISTYVLYFFGNSFGRNLAEESSVTAFLGSWIAAIVMIPVGIFLTIRATKDKGLLNLNGIFLPITNFFKRFTSKKTTR, from the coding sequence ATGAAAATACTTGATAGATATATATTAAAAAGTTTTCTAGTTCCATTTTTCGCCACCTTCTTTATTGTACTTTTTGTACTGGTAATGCAAGCGTTATGGCTAACTTTTGATGATATTGCTGGAAAAGGTATTAGTATTGTATTTATCTTAAAGTTTCTTTTTTACACGTCACTTATTGTATCACCGCAAGCATTGCCAATTGGTATCCTGCTCTCGTCTATTATGGCATTGGGTAATTTGTCTGAAAATTATGAATTTGCAGCCGCAAAATCTACAGGCATTTCCTTACAAAGGTTGGTAAGACCTTTAATAATTCTTACGTTTTTCATGAGTGGAATTAATTTTGTTTTTTTAAACAACATTTATCCTCACGCTATGTTAAAGCAGAAAAATTTATACATCAACATAAAAAAGAAAAAGCCCGCTATGGCTTTAGTTCCTGGTAGTTTTAATGCAGACATTCCTAATTATCAAATAAAGTTTGATGAAAAATATGGTGAAGAAGAAAACTTATTAAAAAAAGTTTTAATCTATGATTTAACTAGTAAAAAAGGAAATCAGAAAGTAATCACAGCTGAGCGTGGAAAAATAGCTTCTGAAGAAGGAAGCAAGTACATGACTTTAATACTCTATAATGGCTATTATTACGAAGAGCATATAAGGAATAACACCTCTTTTAAAGCAAGAAAAAAAATGCCTGCATCAAGTGCAAAATTTGATGAATATGAATTTAACATCGATATATCTTCACTTTCTGATGATGACTTAGATAAAGAAAACTGGAGTGGTGTTTATAATATGCTTAGTTTAGGTCAATTAAAAGACACAATTCCAAAAATGAAAACTAGTTTTGATGAATTTATAAGGGTAAGATCTATAAATGTTTATTCAAATACACAGGCAAAAACACTTCACAGTTATCCAGATTCTTTAAAAACAAAAAATTTAAGTCCAGATATTTTAAGTAATTTCAATTTAAAACAGAAAACTACCATTTTAAGTTCTTCCTTATCTAGAGCTAGAAGTACATTTAAAAACATAAAAAATAATAAAGAAATTCTTAAGAAAAGAAGAAAAAGGTTGAATTTGTATGATGTAGAATTCTATAATAGAATTGCCTTTTCATTTTCTTGTTTAATATTATTTTTTATTGGAGCACCATTAGGTTCTATAATTAGAAAAGGTGGATTTGGATTACCAATGATATTAGCTATATCTACCTATGTCCTTTATTTCTTTGGAAATTCTTTTGGTAGAAATTTAGCAGAAGAAAGTTCAGTAACCGCTTTTTTAGGTTCTTGGATAGCAGCAATTGTTATGATACCGGTTGGAATTTTCCTAACTATTAGAGCAACAAAAGATAAAGGACTACTTAATTTAAACGGCATATTTTTACCAATTACAAACTTCTTTAAAAGGTTTACATCTAAAAAGACAACAAGATAA
- a CDS encoding DUF6702 family protein yields MKLKKIYLLFLLIPLLSFTTHKYYLSLTQIEYSSEKKSIQIIMNVFMDDIEYALNEEYAIDLQLTTKDELKNNNTYFNKYLSENLQLKVNDSLTKFNYIGKEYEGDLVYFYLEIEDIPSIKTIEVTNTVLVKNYEKQQNLIKAKVDKKYKSVMLSKNNDKGLLKF; encoded by the coding sequence ATGAAATTAAAAAAAATATACCTATTATTTTTACTGATTCCACTACTCTCTTTTACTACACATAAGTATTATTTAAGTTTAACACAAATAGAATATTCATCAGAAAAAAAATCCATTCAAATTATTATGAATGTTTTTATGGATGATATAGAATATGCCTTAAACGAAGAATATGCTATTGATTTACAACTCACTACAAAAGATGAGTTAAAAAACAACAATACTTATTTTAATAAGTATTTATCTGAAAACTTACAATTAAAAGTAAACGATAGTTTAACGAAATTCAACTATATAGGAAAAGAATACGAAGGGGATTTGGTTTATTTTTATCTAGAAATTGAAGACATTCCGTCTATAAAAACGATAGAAGTTACTAACACTGTTTTAGTAAAAAACTACGAAAAACAACAAAATCTTATCAAAGCAAAAGTTGATAAAAAATATAAAAGTGTGATGCTTTCTAAAAATAATGATAAAGGTTTGTTAAAGTTTTAA